The proteins below come from a single Carnobacterium divergens DSM 20623 genomic window:
- the def gene encoding peptide deformylase, with product MAVLPVVKYPDEILETPTKRVKEITDEIIQLLEDMYDTMIQHDGIGIAAPQVNQDLRIAIVELDEDTGLFEMINPEIIESSGSSIDVEGCLSFPEVYGTVERAERVVVRYFDRTGEEYEVEADDYLARAFQHEIEHLDGKLFTDKIIDPIAPEDLEAYMEGEE from the coding sequence ATGGCCGTTTTACCAGTAGTGAAATACCCAGATGAAATTTTAGAAACCCCTACTAAGAGAGTCAAAGAAATTACAGATGAAATCATCCAACTACTTGAAGATATGTACGACACAATGATTCAACATGATGGCATTGGTATCGCAGCACCTCAGGTCAATCAAGATCTTAGAATTGCTATTGTCGAATTAGACGAAGATACTGGCTTATTTGAAATGATTAACCCAGAAATCATTGAATCATCTGGTAGCAGTATTGATGTGGAGGGTTGCTTAAGCTTTCCAGAAGTCTATGGAACTGTCGAGCGAGCTGAACGCGTTGTCGTTCGTTACTTTGACCGCACAGGTGAAGAATACGAAGTTGAAGCCGATGATTATCTCGCAAGAGCTTTTCAACATGAAATCGAACATTTAGATGGCAAATTATTTACCGATAAAATTATTGATCCAATAGCCCCTGAAGACTTGGAAGCCTATATGGAAGGAGAAGAGTAA
- the fmt gene encoding methionyl-tRNA formyltransferase codes for MTKIVFMGTPAFSVPILEALIEENYEILAVVTQPDRPVGRKKILTPPPVKEAALKHHLKVLQPEKISGSPEMAEIIELAPDLIVTAAFGQFLPTKLLEVPKYRAINVHASLLPKYRGGAPVHYSLIKGEKETGVSIMYMEKKMDAGDILNQRSLPITRADDVGTLFDRLSVLGRDLLLETIPELIAGNIQPIKQDEEKVTYSPNITREEEVIDWNKNATEIDCQVRGMRPWPGAYTTLGGNRLKIWAVTPTKKETKAEPGTIITIEPTSIAVACGANTVLELNEIQPAGKGRLSVEEYLRGVGHKLEVGEMVGTND; via the coding sequence ATGACAAAAATCGTTTTTATGGGAACACCTGCATTTTCAGTTCCAATATTAGAAGCTTTAATTGAGGAAAACTATGAAATTCTTGCAGTGGTTACGCAACCAGACCGTCCAGTCGGTCGTAAAAAAATCTTAACTCCTCCGCCAGTCAAAGAAGCGGCATTGAAGCATCATTTAAAAGTTTTACAACCTGAAAAAATCAGTGGTTCTCCTGAAATGGCAGAAATTATCGAGTTAGCACCAGATTTAATTGTGACAGCTGCCTTTGGTCAATTTCTACCAACTAAATTATTAGAAGTGCCTAAATATCGTGCGATTAATGTCCATGCTTCATTATTGCCAAAATACCGTGGTGGCGCTCCAGTACATTATTCATTAATAAAAGGCGAAAAAGAAACCGGTGTTTCAATTATGTATATGGAAAAGAAAATGGATGCAGGAGATATTTTAAATCAGCGTTCCTTACCAATTACAAGAGCCGATGATGTAGGGACGTTATTTGACCGTTTGAGCGTACTGGGTCGTGATTTACTATTAGAAACCATTCCAGAACTCATTGCAGGAAATATCCAACCGATTAAGCAAGATGAAGAAAAAGTAACGTATTCACCTAATATTACCCGTGAAGAAGAAGTGATTGATTGGAATAAAAACGCTACTGAAATCGATTGCCAAGTAAGAGGCATGCGTCCGTGGCCAGGAGCGTATACAACACTTGGTGGGAATCGTCTTAAAATATGGGCAGTAACCCCGACTAAAAAAGAAACAAAGGCTGAACCAGGAACGATTATTACAATTGAACCGACAAGTATCGCTGTTGCTTGTGGCGCAAATACAGTTTTAGAATTAAATGAAATTCAACCAGCAGGAAAAGGACGATTATCAGTAGAAGAATACCTACGCGGTGTTGGCCATAAACTTGAAGTTGGAGAAATGGTGGGAACGAATGACTAA
- the rsmB gene encoding 16S rRNA (cytosine(967)-C(5))-methyltransferase RsmB has translation MTNEVKKEKRNTKKTSRYIAMSILDKTEKNNAYSNLLLNDAIEKNKLSGPDAGLLTELVYGVLQRKITLDFYLSDFIDPAKKVDTWVQNLLRLSIYQMIYLDKIPQHAILFEAAEIAKKKGHDGVSKFVNGVLRNAERRGFKNIADIKDDIKRLSLEISMPEWLVENFVAELGLEETKAMGLSLLQPSHASARVNERFLTVDEAIEAMEEEGFDVRKSEVSPVGIISNGGHFASSPLFSSGQLTIQDESSMLVAPALQIEPHHLVLDACSAPGGKTTHIASYLDKEAGGKVIALDLHAHKVKLVEENAARLHVSEVVEGRTLDARKVDEVFEDGLFDRILVDAPCSGLGLMRRKPDIKYTKKAADFKNLQKIQLEILESVAPKLKLYGIMVYSTCTITKQENTETVEAFLKNHPEFEKIEVAVGEKLQPCVTADGFVQIYPHDFETDGFFISCIKKIAE, from the coding sequence ATGACTAACGAAGTGAAAAAAGAGAAACGCAATACTAAAAAAACAAGCCGTTACATTGCAATGTCTATCTTAGATAAGACTGAAAAAAATAATGCCTATTCAAATTTATTGCTAAATGATGCAATTGAAAAAAACAAACTGAGTGGACCAGATGCGGGGTTATTAACCGAGCTTGTTTACGGCGTTTTACAACGTAAAATCACCTTGGATTTCTATCTGTCAGATTTTATTGACCCTGCAAAAAAAGTGGATACATGGGTGCAAAATCTATTGCGTTTGTCGATCTATCAAATGATTTACTTAGACAAAATTCCACAACATGCGATTCTTTTTGAAGCCGCAGAAATTGCAAAGAAAAAAGGACACGATGGAGTTAGTAAATTTGTCAATGGAGTTTTGCGTAACGCTGAACGCCGTGGCTTTAAAAATATTGCAGACATCAAAGACGATATCAAACGTCTTAGTCTTGAAATCAGCATGCCAGAATGGTTGGTAGAAAATTTTGTTGCAGAACTTGGATTAGAAGAAACAAAAGCGATGGGACTTTCCTTATTACAACCAAGTCATGCGAGCGCTCGAGTAAATGAACGCTTTTTAACCGTTGATGAAGCGATTGAAGCGATGGAAGAAGAAGGCTTTGACGTTCGTAAAAGTGAAGTATCACCTGTGGGCATCATTAGCAATGGAGGACATTTTGCTTCTTCGCCGTTATTCTCATCCGGTCAATTAACCATTCAAGATGAAAGCTCAATGCTTGTCGCACCTGCGCTTCAAATCGAACCCCATCATTTAGTTTTAGATGCCTGTTCAGCTCCAGGTGGAAAAACGACTCATATTGCATCTTATCTGGATAAAGAAGCAGGTGGAAAAGTAATTGCTTTAGATTTACATGCCCATAAAGTTAAACTAGTAGAAGAAAATGCAGCTCGTTTACACGTTTCAGAAGTCGTAGAAGGCCGTACGTTAGATGCTAGAAAAGTTGATGAGGTATTTGAAGATGGATTATTTGATCGTATTTTAGTTGACGCTCCATGCTCAGGTTTAGGTTTAATGCGTCGCAAGCCAGACATTAAATACACTAAAAAAGCAGCAGACTTCAAAAATTTACAAAAAATTCAATTAGAAATCTTAGAAAGTGTAGCGCCAAAGTTGAAACTTTACGGTATAATGGTTTATAGTACTTGTACGATTACGAAACAAGAAAATACTGAAACCGTTGAAGCATTTTTGAAAAATCATCCAGAATTTGAGAAAATTGAAGTAGCCGTTGGCGAAAAATTACAGCCTTGTGTAACTGCAGATGGTTTTGTACAAATTTATCCTCATGATTTTGAAACAGATGGATTTTTTATTAGTTGCATCAAAAAAATAGCAGAATAA
- the rpoZ gene encoding DNA-directed RNA polymerase subunit omega encodes MMLHPSIDSLLEKIDSKYSLVILASKRAHELHDNAMPMLEEYQSYKNVGRALEEVEAGDLVIDPTTVGPEE; translated from the coding sequence ATGATGTTACATCCGTCTATTGATAGCTTACTAGAAAAAATCGATTCAAAATATTCATTGGTGATTTTAGCCAGCAAACGCGCTCATGAGTTACATGATAACGCAATGCCAATGTTAGAAGAGTATCAATCTTATAAAAATGTCGGCCGCGCTTTGGAAGAAGTAGAAGCAGGAGACTTAGTCATTGATCCAACAACTGTTGGACCAGAAGAATAA
- a CDS encoding YicC/YloC family endoribonuclease yields the protein MKSMTGFGRHSIHSAAYQIDIEIKSINHRFLEVISRFPKELNAFESEIRKQITATLKRGRVEVYINLKQTAENQKQLQVNWSLIEEAVGFVSEANKKYQEQGIDFTPSLTQLIATGDFLAIEEKKIANDDLMNLIQEAMDQALIELVTSRKAEGERLKQHLTNHLFEFEKGVQEVATHTESFEAYYQKRLSTKLMEVAGGLVDEPRLLTELALLLEKADIHEELERLDSHLAQLRVLLEKDTPIGRELDFLIQEMNREVNTIGSKATQIQLTDAVIQMKTQLEKIREQVQNIE from the coding sequence ATGAAAAGTATGACAGGATTTGGCAGGCATTCAATCCACTCAGCTGCTTACCAAATTGATATTGAAATTAAATCCATCAATCATCGATTTTTAGAAGTCATTAGTCGTTTTCCAAAAGAATTAAATGCGTTTGAAAGTGAGATTCGTAAACAAATTACAGCTACTTTGAAACGAGGGCGTGTTGAAGTTTACATCAATCTAAAACAAACCGCAGAAAATCAAAAACAACTCCAAGTTAATTGGTCCTTGATTGAAGAAGCTGTTGGATTTGTTTCAGAAGCGAATAAAAAATACCAAGAACAAGGAATTGATTTTACACCTAGCTTAACTCAATTAATTGCCACAGGTGATTTTTTAGCGATTGAAGAGAAAAAAATAGCCAACGATGATTTGATGAACTTGATTCAAGAAGCCATGGACCAAGCGTTAATTGAATTGGTCACTAGTCGTAAAGCTGAAGGCGAGCGATTAAAACAACACTTAACGAATCACTTGTTTGAATTTGAAAAAGGAGTTCAAGAAGTTGCCACCCATACGGAGAGCTTTGAAGCCTATTATCAAAAACGTTTGAGTACCAAGTTAATGGAAGTTGCTGGAGGATTAGTTGATGAACCAAGACTGTTAACTGAATTAGCCTTATTATTAGAAAAAGCCGACATTCATGAAGAATTAGAGCGACTTGATAGCCATCTTGCTCAATTGCGTGTATTATTAGAAAAAGATACTCCTATTGGACGTGAGCTTGATTTTCTGATTCAAGAGATGAACCGTGAAGTAAATACAATTGGCTCAAAAGCAACTCAAATTCAATTGACGGATGCGGTCATTCAAATGAAGACACAACTTGAAAAAATTAGAGAACAAGTACAAAACATTGAATAA
- a CDS encoding DegV family protein, producing the protein MSFQLITDSCSDLPVSFVEEHQIAIISMTIQLEGEELVDDLGKTFDKDAFFQDLKNGKIATTSQINIGTYYEMFKPFVEKQQDVLYLAFSSALSGSYNNALAAVEMLKEEFQTVNITVIDTKAACLGEGLLVYQAALLKEQGKSLAEVASWVEENKMNLHSWVTVDDLKHLERGGRISSVAATMGSLLNVKPIIIVNKAGGLVPISKVRGRKRSLNYLIDKTVEGIQNPTEQTILVGHVGVPEEAEQVKLELVNRLNVKEVLVYSFGPTIASHTGFGSVAIFSFGSKRVE; encoded by the coding sequence ATGAGTTTTCAATTAATAACCGATTCATGTTCAGACTTGCCAGTATCATTTGTTGAAGAACACCAAATAGCCATTATTAGTATGACCATTCAATTAGAAGGGGAAGAATTAGTGGATGATTTAGGCAAAACGTTTGATAAAGATGCTTTTTTTCAAGATTTAAAAAACGGGAAAATAGCGACAACATCTCAAATCAATATTGGAACCTACTATGAAATGTTTAAACCATTTGTTGAAAAACAACAAGACGTTCTATATTTAGCTTTTTCTTCAGCTTTAAGTGGGTCCTATAATAACGCATTAGCAGCTGTCGAAATGCTGAAAGAAGAGTTTCAAACAGTCAATATCACTGTAATTGATACAAAAGCAGCTTGTCTAGGAGAAGGATTATTAGTCTACCAAGCAGCGTTATTAAAAGAACAAGGAAAAAGCTTGGCAGAGGTTGCTAGTTGGGTAGAAGAAAATAAAATGAATCTCCATTCATGGGTGACTGTGGACGACTTGAAGCATTTAGAACGAGGGGGTCGAATTTCATCGGTGGCAGCAACAATGGGCTCGTTATTAAATGTAAAGCCGATTATTATCGTCAATAAAGCAGGCGGTCTGGTTCCGATTAGTAAAGTTCGTGGACGTAAACGTTCGTTGAATTATTTGATTGATAAAACCGTTGAAGGGATTCAAAACCCAACTGAGCAAACGATTCTAGTAGGTCATGTAGGTGTACCAGAAGAAGCTGAACAAGTAAAATTAGAATTAGTAAACCGTCTGAACGTCAAAGAAGTTCTTGTCTATTCTTTTGGTCCAACGATTGCAAGTCATACGGGATTTGGTTCGGTTGCTATTTTTTCATTCGGTTCAAAAAGAGTCGAATAA
- the priA gene encoding primosomal protein N', with protein sequence MVSIAKVIVDVPTMQTNRPYDYGIPEAFESQLKRGMRVEVPFGKGGRKVQGFVVEIQHSTDYEGILKFIDNVMDLTPVLNEEMLSLGTYMAATTFAFQITCLQTMLPSVMKAKYEKKIRLVSESIDPDIQKFFKDNLEISWEEAEEKELLVPLMKLKQQQLVEVIYVVKNQARTKKKRMVKNLLTFTEIKEAHDSLGKRGPKQHQLLDFLETLGEETTSVEEITQLTELTSAVLREGANKKWIEIFETEVYRDPFKDKEFAQTEAFTLTSSQAVALAPILKAVTEDRNETFLLKGVTGSGKTEVYLQTIAETLKRGKSALMLVPEIALTPQMVNHFKGRFGEAVAVLHSGLSVGEKYDEWRKIERGEAKVVVGARSSIFAPVENIGVIIIDEEHEATYKQDESPRYHARDIALWRSEYHHCPVILGSATPSLESRARAQKKVYTLLELTERANKKALPEVEVVDMREEVKKQNRSSFSLVLQEKIRERIAKKEQIVLLLNRRGYSSFVMCRDCGFVLPCPNCDISLTLHMDTKTMKCHYCGHEEGIPHTCPSCKGHKIRYYGTGTQKIEEELLTLIPEASVIRMDVDTTRKKGAHEKLLTAFGNGEADILLGTQMIAKGLDFPNITLVGVINADTALGLPDFRASERTFQLLTQVSGRAGRAELTGEVIVQTYNPEHYAIQLAKEHDYDHFYQHEMLLRHRGGYPPYYFTILITTSHEEELKAAKKMQDIIQVIKPVIKPETILLGPTPKAVARVNNRYYYQTIIKYKNEPQLFTTLHEILNQSQREMAKGLQVSIDSEPMHFI encoded by the coding sequence ATGGTTTCCATTGCAAAAGTGATTGTTGACGTGCCAACAATGCAAACAAATCGACCTTATGATTATGGCATTCCAGAAGCATTTGAAAGTCAATTAAAACGTGGAATGCGAGTAGAAGTTCCATTTGGTAAAGGTGGCAGAAAAGTTCAAGGGTTTGTAGTGGAAATCCAACACTCAACAGATTATGAAGGCATCCTTAAATTTATTGACAACGTGATGGACTTAACACCCGTTTTGAACGAAGAAATGCTATCCCTAGGCACCTATATGGCAGCCACTACGTTTGCGTTTCAAATTACCTGTCTGCAAACGATGCTGCCAAGCGTGATGAAGGCGAAATACGAGAAAAAAATTCGTCTAGTCTCAGAATCAATCGATCCAGACATTCAAAAATTCTTTAAAGACAACCTAGAAATCAGCTGGGAAGAAGCCGAAGAAAAAGAGTTGCTAGTTCCTCTAATGAAATTAAAACAACAACAACTCGTTGAAGTGATTTATGTTGTAAAAAATCAAGCCCGAACGAAGAAGAAGCGGATGGTCAAAAATTTATTAACATTCACTGAAATCAAAGAAGCCCATGATTCTCTCGGGAAAAGAGGACCTAAACAACATCAATTACTAGATTTTCTTGAAACTTTAGGTGAGGAAACAACCAGTGTGGAAGAAATTACTCAATTAACAGAGTTGACTTCTGCTGTTTTAAGAGAAGGCGCTAATAAAAAATGGATAGAAATTTTTGAAACTGAAGTGTACCGTGATCCATTTAAAGATAAAGAGTTTGCACAAACAGAAGCATTTACGTTAACGTCAAGTCAAGCAGTAGCGTTAGCCCCCATTTTAAAAGCTGTTACAGAAGATCGCAATGAAACCTTCCTTTTAAAAGGCGTTACAGGTAGTGGCAAGACAGAGGTCTACTTACAAACCATTGCTGAAACACTTAAAAGAGGCAAGAGTGCCTTAATGTTAGTACCTGAAATTGCATTGACTCCGCAAATGGTCAATCATTTCAAAGGTCGTTTTGGCGAAGCGGTAGCTGTTTTGCATAGCGGATTATCAGTTGGTGAAAAGTACGACGAATGGCGTAAGATTGAACGAGGCGAAGCAAAGGTTGTAGTAGGGGCAAGATCGTCTATTTTTGCTCCAGTTGAAAACATCGGAGTCATTATAATTGATGAAGAACATGAAGCAACCTATAAGCAAGATGAAAGCCCTCGTTACCATGCACGAGATATCGCGTTGTGGCGTAGTGAGTATCATCACTGCCCAGTAATCTTAGGAAGTGCGACGCCCTCCTTAGAATCACGTGCTAGAGCGCAAAAAAAAGTATACACATTGCTTGAACTAACTGAGCGAGCAAATAAAAAAGCACTGCCGGAAGTTGAAGTTGTGGATATGCGAGAAGAAGTTAAAAAACAAAATCGTAGTAGCTTTTCATTAGTTTTACAAGAAAAAATCCGAGAACGCATTGCCAAAAAAGAACAAATCGTGTTATTGTTGAACAGACGTGGCTATTCTTCCTTTGTAATGTGTCGCGATTGTGGCTTTGTATTGCCTTGTCCAAATTGTGATATTTCATTAACGCTTCACATGGACACGAAGACAATGAAATGCCATTATTGCGGGCATGAAGAAGGAATTCCCCATACTTGTCCAAGTTGTAAAGGGCACAAAATCCGTTATTATGGCACAGGTACTCAAAAAATTGAAGAAGAGTTACTAACGCTGATTCCAGAAGCTTCTGTGATTCGAATGGATGTCGACACAACTAGAAAAAAAGGGGCTCATGAAAAGCTTTTAACGGCCTTTGGCAATGGCGAAGCAGATATTTTATTGGGTACACAAATGATTGCAAAGGGACTTGACTTTCCTAACATTACCTTAGTGGGTGTTATCAATGCTGATACAGCACTAGGGTTACCCGATTTTAGAGCAAGTGAACGAACTTTCCAACTCCTCACTCAAGTTAGTGGGAGAGCGGGACGTGCTGAACTGACTGGTGAAGTCATTGTCCAAACCTACAATCCAGAACACTATGCAATACAACTAGCAAAAGAACATGACTACGATCATTTTTATCAACATGAAATGCTTTTAAGACATCGTGGCGGCTATCCGCCTTACTACTTTACAATTCTAATTACCACAAGTCATGAAGAAGAGCTAAAGGCAGCCAAAAAAATGCAAGACATTATTCAGGTGATTAAACCTGTTATAAAGCCCGAGACAATTCTTTTAGGACCAACACCCAAAGCAGTGGCTCGTGTTAATAATCGCTACTATTATCAAACGATTATCAAATATAAAAATGAACCCCAACTGTTTACAACTTTACATGAAATTTTAAATCAATCGCAACGAGAAATGGCAAAAGGTTTGCAAGTCAGTATTGATTCTGAACCCATGCACTTTATTTAA
- a CDS encoding patatin-like phospholipase family protein has product MKMQSQENRKTALVLGGGGARGSYQIGVWQGLLELGIDFQVVTGTSVGALNGGLIVQGDYEAAREMWEAIETNHVLDIDFSGNIVDFKGYRKVVSQFLLDAFRNKGISANPLKTNIIDPLLDEERMRHRGIEFGIAMTEFPTMRSASFFLDEIPKGFVNLYLLGSASFFPMMQPTKIGTKSYVDGGYHDNIPIDLAIKKGATDFIVVDVKGPGITRRVKVPTGATVCELSSKWSLGTILLFDGARSELNIGLGYLETLKAYGKLQGSWYSFENDSFKAHQKIFYETTRKLIHSDKESFLTSYLTDKDTQRFLLKKLRLSFKGRVGKRELSFAIHELTGKMLRINPVKIYSFDEFNQAVITKFEKIASQIDSTTLFELDESNRIYSGDEWLAAYSEMLPFISNVKMTVYFLEQLEQHQASLLQSKRKQFLIERKPIAFLMAVYLYQLKKNCYQH; this is encoded by the coding sequence ATGAAAATGCAAAGCCAAGAGAATCGAAAAACAGCACTGGTTTTAGGTGGCGGTGGTGCGAGAGGATCTTATCAAATTGGTGTTTGGCAAGGCTTGTTGGAATTAGGGATCGATTTTCAGGTGGTGACAGGTACTTCAGTTGGAGCTTTAAACGGCGGACTGATTGTTCAAGGAGATTACGAAGCGGCTCGTGAAATGTGGGAAGCTATTGAAACCAATCATGTACTAGACATTGATTTTTCAGGAAATATTGTTGATTTTAAAGGGTACCGTAAAGTGGTTAGTCAATTTTTATTAGATGCCTTTAGAAACAAAGGCATTAGTGCCAATCCCTTGAAAACCAATATTATTGATCCTTTATTAGATGAAGAGCGGATGCGTCATCGAGGCATTGAATTCGGTATTGCAATGACGGAGTTTCCAACGATGCGTTCAGCTTCATTCTTTTTGGATGAAATTCCTAAAGGGTTCGTCAATCTTTATTTATTAGGAAGCGCCTCATTTTTTCCAATGATGCAACCTACTAAAATTGGAACTAAAAGCTATGTTGATGGCGGGTATCATGACAATATTCCAATTGATTTAGCGATTAAAAAAGGTGCGACAGATTTTATTGTAGTCGATGTCAAAGGACCAGGGATAACTAGAAGGGTGAAAGTTCCAACTGGTGCAACAGTATGCGAATTGTCTAGTAAATGGTCATTAGGAACAATCTTGCTTTTTGATGGCGCTCGTTCTGAGCTGAATATTGGATTAGGATATCTAGAAACGTTGAAAGCCTATGGCAAACTACAAGGTAGTTGGTACTCATTTGAGAATGACTCTTTCAAGGCCCACCAGAAAATTTTTTACGAAACAACGCGTAAACTAATACACAGCGACAAAGAATCTTTTTTAACATCGTATCTTACTGATAAAGATACCCAACGCTTCTTATTAAAAAAATTACGGTTAAGTTTTAAAGGGCGAGTAGGTAAACGTGAGCTAAGCTTTGCCATTCACGAATTAACAGGTAAAATGCTACGCATTAATCCCGTCAAGATTTATTCTTTTGACGAGTTTAACCAAGCCGTAATCACTAAATTTGAAAAAATTGCGAGTCAAATCGATTCCACAACACTCTTTGAGCTAGACGAAAGCAATCGTATTTATAGTGGAGACGAATGGCTAGCAGCTTATTCTGAAATGTTGCCCTTTATTTCGAATGTCAAAATGACCGTTTACTTTTTGGAACAATTAGAACAACATCAAGCCAGCTTGCTACAGTCAAAACGCAAACAATTTTTAATTGAGCGCAAACCAATTGCGTTCTTAATGGCAGTCTACCTTTATCAACTAAAAAAGAACTGTTACCAGCATTGA
- a CDS encoding YdbC family protein, whose translation MAKEFSYEIMEEIAVLSENAKGWRKEFNLVSWNGNPPKFDIRDWAPDHEKMGKGLTLTNEEITVLKEHLKDM comes from the coding sequence ATGGCAAAAGAATTTTCATATGAAATCATGGAAGAAATCGCTGTACTTTCTGAAAATGCAAAAGGGTGGCGAAAAGAATTTAATTTGGTCAGTTGGAATGGCAATCCTCCTAAGTTTGATATTCGTGACTGGGCACCAGATCATGAAAAAATGGGAAAAGGCTTGACCTTAACCAACGAAGAAATCACTGTTTTAAAAGAACACTTAAAAGATATGTAA
- the coaBC gene encoding bifunctional phosphopantothenoylcysteine decarboxylase/phosphopantothenate--cysteine ligase CoaBC, protein MLKNKKIAVYVTGGIAVYKVCDLVRKFIKAGADVKVAMTASATEFVTPLTFQVLSKNDVYLDTFDEKVSSEVAHIHLADWCDLAVVAPATANIIAKMANGIADDFVSTALLATTAPIFIAPAMNQHMFENPATVRNLTTLQVDGRMIIEPNTGFLAEGYVGKGRLPEPDEILAFIEAGLLEQQIDLPLSTKKVIITAGGTKERIDPVRFITNDSSGKMGYSLAKSASLLGADVTLISTTSNLPLPVNVTRVIVESSQEMEQAVLERFATSDIVIMAAAVSDYRPIQEAKEKIKKTESLLTLELEKTTDILATLGKMKDHQLLIGFAAETTNLAEYAKGKLAKKKADMIVANDVSKSNAGFNSDTNEVTIFTNDQEPIHVSVRSKDLIADEILQVALSKIKK, encoded by the coding sequence ATGTTAAAAAACAAAAAAATTGCCGTTTATGTTACAGGTGGCATTGCTGTTTATAAAGTTTGTGATTTGGTGCGGAAATTTATTAAAGCAGGAGCAGATGTAAAAGTAGCAATGACTGCTTCTGCCACTGAATTTGTCACACCATTGACTTTTCAAGTGTTAAGTAAAAATGATGTTTACCTAGATACTTTTGATGAAAAGGTGAGTTCAGAAGTCGCACATATTCACTTGGCTGATTGGTGTGATTTAGCTGTCGTAGCTCCGGCAACCGCTAATATCATTGCCAAAATGGCGAACGGAATTGCAGATGACTTCGTTTCAACCGCTCTTTTAGCGACAACAGCCCCAATTTTTATCGCACCTGCAATGAATCAACACATGTTTGAAAATCCGGCAACTGTCCGCAATTTAACTACATTACAAGTCGATGGACGAATGATTATTGAACCAAATACTGGTTTTTTAGCAGAAGGCTATGTTGGAAAAGGTCGCCTACCTGAACCAGATGAAATTTTAGCATTTATTGAAGCTGGATTATTGGAACAACAAATTGATTTGCCATTATCAACTAAAAAAGTCATCATCACAGCTGGTGGGACCAAAGAACGAATTGATCCAGTTCGCTTTATTACCAATGATTCCTCAGGGAAAATGGGATACAGCTTAGCAAAATCAGCGAGCTTATTAGGTGCTGACGTAACCTTAATCAGCACAACGAGCAATTTGCCCTTACCCGTTAATGTGACGAGAGTCATCGTTGAATCCTCACAGGAAATGGAGCAAGCCGTCCTAGAACGATTTGCAACAAGCGATATCGTAATTATGGCAGCTGCCGTTTCAGATTATCGACCAATTCAAGAAGCGAAAGAAAAAATAAAAAAAACGGAGTCCTTGCTTACTTTAGAATTAGAAAAGACAACCGATATTTTAGCGACGCTAGGCAAAATGAAAGACCATCAATTACTAATTGGCTTTGCGGCAGAAACAACTAATTTAGCAGAATACGCTAAAGGAAAGTTAGCTAAAAAGAAAGCCGATATGATTGTTGCAAATGATGTCTCAAAAAGTAATGCTGGATTTAATTCAGATACCAATGAAGTGACCATTTTCACGAATGATCAAGAACCTATTCATGTGTCTGTCCGCAGTAAAGATTTAATTGCTGACGAAATTCTACAAGTGGCATTATCAAAAATCAAGAAATAA
- the gmk gene encoding guanylate kinase codes for MTERGLLIVLSGPSGVGKGTVRQAIFENEDNNFEYSISMTTRNKRAGEVDATDYFFRTRAEFETLIENGGLLEYAEYVGNYYGTPLSYVEETLASGKDVFLEIEVQGALQVREKMPEGVFIFLTPPDLVELKSRIVGRGTDEMSVIEERMKKAVEEIEMMRLYDYAVVNDEVENAVRNIKQIIESEHLKVSRVLHRYKKMIEEL; via the coding sequence ATGACAGAACGCGGTTTGTTAATTGTTTTATCAGGACCATCAGGTGTTGGTAAAGGAACAGTAAGACAAGCAATTTTTGAAAATGAAGACAACAATTTTGAATATTCAATTTCCATGACAACGCGAAATAAACGTGCTGGCGAAGTTGATGCAACTGATTATTTCTTTCGAACAAGAGCAGAATTTGAAACTTTGATTGAAAATGGTGGCTTATTAGAGTATGCTGAGTATGTCGGCAATTATTATGGGACTCCACTTTCATATGTTGAAGAAACATTAGCGAGTGGAAAAGATGTCTTTTTAGAGATTGAAGTTCAAGGAGCGTTGCAAGTTCGAGAAAAAATGCCAGAAGGTGTTTTTATCTTTTTAACGCCACCAGACTTAGTCGAATTAAAGTCTAGAATCGTAGGACGAGGAACAGATGAGATGTCTGTGATCGAAGAACGTATGAAAAAAGCGGTAGAAGAAATTGAAATGATGCGTTTATACGATTATGCCGTTGTAAATGACGAAGTGGAAAATGCCGTACGCAATATCAAACAAATTATTGAAAGTGAACACTTAAAAGTTTCACGAGTGCTTCACCGCTATAAAAAAATGATTGAGGAGTTGTAG